The following is a genomic window from Halanaerobiales bacterium.
AGTATCGAAGTTGAAATAGAAGGAGATATTGATGATAAAGCAATGTCTTCAGCTGATGTTTATTCTGGTTTTCAGGAAGTAAGATTTAAATATAAAATTGATTCTGATGCAGATAAGGATAAGGTAGAAAAACTATATAAAAAAATCGAAGATTTCTGCCCTGTATCTGATACTCTAAGAGAAAAAGTTGAATTAAAAGGAGAGTATGAAATAAAATAGTATAAATAACTAAAGTATAAAAAGGCAGGGTGATTCCTGCCTTTTTAAATAATAAAAATTGTAAAAATATTAATTAAATTCAGGAGGAATGAAAATGGAAAAATTACAAATTAATAATTTAAAGGATTATAATTTTCTTTCAAATTTAGAATTTTCACCTAAAGGTGATAAGCTCTGTTTTATAAAAAAACAGGCTGATATGGAGGAAAACGATTATTCATCTAATTTATGGATTTATGAAATTAAAGATGATAAGCTCTGGAAATTAACTGGCGGTAAAAAAGATAGTAATTTCATCTGGCTTGATAATGAAAATATTTTATTTACATCTAAAAGAAAAGATGACAAAGAAGA
Proteins encoded in this region:
- a CDS encoding OsmC family protein; the encoded protein is SIEVEIEGDIDDKAMSSADVYSGFQEVRFKYKIDSDADKDKVEKLYKKIEDFCPVSDTLREKVELKGEYEIK